Proteins co-encoded in one Quercus robur chromosome 8, dhQueRobu3.1, whole genome shotgun sequence genomic window:
- the LOC126695329 gene encoding dirigent protein 1-like, whose protein sequence is MATNIVPKRVTNLFLVLVLATVTYLAKAAELNETQLSLYFQDISAFGNPNATVIPVAGIAGKAWTFTQFGTVFVTDDYITETSDPKSPEVGRAQGMYVTAGLDGLNSHVMISIVFTNKEYNGSTIQIQGVSKQFEAVREVAVVAGTGKFRFARGYATFETYFLDIPAQYSVIRCNVTVQHY, encoded by the coding sequence ATGGCAACAAATATTGTACCGAAAAGAGTCACCAATTTATTCTTGGTATTGGTTCTAGCCACAGTCACATATTTAGCCAAAGCTGCAGAACTTAACGAAACCCAGCTATCCCTGTACTTCCAAGACATCTCAGCCTTTGGCAACCCCAATGCCACGGTGATCCCAGTTGCAGGTATTGCAGGCAAGGCTTGGACATTCACTCAATTTGGCACTGTCTTTGTCACTGATGACTATATCACTGAGACCTCAGATCCAAAGTCACCTGAAGTTGGGCGTGCTCAAGGCATGTATGTGACAGCCGGGTTGGATGGGTTGAATTCACATGTTATGATATCAATAGTATTCACAAACAAAGAGTACAACGGAAGCACCATACAAATACAAGGTGTTAGCAAGCAATTTGAGGCTGTTAGAGAGGTTGCAGTGGTGGCCGGAACAGGGAAATTCAGGTTTGCTCGTGGCTATGCTACTTTTGAGACATATTTCTTGGACATTCCTGCCCAATACTCGGTTATCCGGTGCAACGTCACTGTGCAACATTACTAG
- the LOC126695330 gene encoding dirigent protein 22-like — protein sequence MATKIVILSLMFFLTLATSIEASKYQFQKLKETNMMFYMQDWETGANATATPVAGIPHKRWWILGFGTIFATDDKLTVSIERNSSEVGRAHGIYVNSALDGSDLHLLMSLVFTNKKYNGSTLEIQGADRFYQKYREVSVVSGTGIFRLARGYATLETVYLDIPNSNAIIRWNVTVFHY from the coding sequence ATGGCAACAAAAATTGTCATATTGTCCTTAATGTTCTTCTTAACTCTAGCCACATCTATAGAGGCCTCAAAGTATCAGTtccaaaaactcaaagaaaccAACATGATGTTCTACATGCAAGACTGGGAGACAGGAGCAAATGCCACCGCCACCCCAGTCGCTGGCATCCCTCACAAGCGGTGGTGGATCCTTGGGTTTGGAACGATCTTTGCCACTGACGACAAGTTGACAGTGTCTATTGAGAGGAACTCATCTGAGGTCGGGAGGGCTCATGGTATTTATGTGAACTCAGCATTGGATGGCTCTGACTTGCACCTATTGATGTCACTTGTGTTCACCAACAAGAAGTACAATGGTAGCACCCTTGAAATTCAAGGGGCAGACAGGTTCTACCAAAAATATAGGGAAGTATCAGTGGTTTCAGGAACTGGAATTTTCAGGTTGGCTCGTGGTTATGCTACTTTGGAGACTGTTTATTTGGACATACCCAATTCTAATGCAATCATCAGGTGGAATGTCACAGTTTTTCATTATTGA
- the LOC126695331 gene encoding dirigent protein 22-like, whose protein sequence is MATKFVILSLMFLLALATSTEASKYQFQNPKETNMMFYMQDWETGANATAIPVAGIPHKRWSILGFGTIFATDDKLTVAIERNSSEVGRAHGIYVNSALDGSDLHLLMSLVFTNKEYNGSTLEIQGADRFYQKYREVSVVSGTGIFRLARGFATLETVYIDIPNSNAIIRWNVTVFHY, encoded by the coding sequence ATGGCAACAAAATTTGTCATATTGTCCTTAATGTTCCTCCTAGCTCTAGCCACATCCACTGAAGCCTCAAAGTACCAGTTCCAAAACCCCAAAGAAACCAACATGATGTTCTACATGCAAGACTGGGAGACTGGCGCCAATGCCACCGCCATCCCAGTCGCTGGCATCCCTCACAAGCGGTGGTCGATTCTTGGGTTTGGAACAATCTTTGCCACCGACGACAAGTTGACAGTGGCTATTGAAAGGAACTCATCCGAGGTCGGGAGGGCTCATGGCATTTACGTGAACTCGGCATTGGACGGCTCTGACTTGCACCTTTTGATGTCCCTTGTGTTCACCAACAAGGAGTACAATGGTAGCACTCTTGAAATACAAGGGGCAGACAGGTTTTACCAAAAGTATAGGGAGGTATCTGTGGTCTCAGGAACTGGAATATTCAGGTTGGCTCGTGGTTTTGCTACTCTAGAGACTGTTTACATAGACATACCCAATTCTAATGCAATCATCAGGTGGAATGTCACAGTTTTCCACTACTAA